Proteins encoded within one genomic window of Nordella sp. HKS 07:
- a CDS encoding proline/glycine betaine ABC transporter permease, whose product MTDVALTHRDSRLDALPGWRQTALVIGVVAAALAISWIVPGAWDYPASAIIPFADWISAIMLWVKATFTWATRGLADLINIPLQLAIGFLAKGYRINLTEGFVTLPRFSWIGICAVAALIGYRFGGLKLALLSGLSFLAIALFRQWDSAMLTLALILVCVPICVATGLLVGIWGYLNPRVNRILIMPALDLLQTIPTFAYLIPMLLLFGNSPVSALLATGLFATPPMVRATVLGLSKVPQDVKDFADMAGCTRRQKLWRVLVPSAKPSLMLGVNQVIMLALNMVIISSMIGAGGLGYDVLLALRALKVGQAMEAGLAIVVLAIVLDRVSQAAAQQPPEQEAVAKPWHQRHASLIAILAILAATTLASLVLPAFAKVPNEITFTTAPAWKVAVDWVTVNYFNVIEAVRVTFLLYVLNPLRAFFEGLPWLGVALLLAFAGWRLGGLWLAAIVALLTTFCAATGLWVQTMATLYLCGVAALIAALLGIPIGVLASRSDRVEKIVTPFIDTLQTIPSFCFIIPVVMLFRIGDVTALIATVAFAIVPAIRYTNHGIRQVPHELIEAGTAAGCTRRQLFWRVQLPVAMPEIMLGLNQTILLSLSMIVICAMIGTRDLGQEVFKALSKADAGKGLVAGLAIAFIGIVADRLITAWVNRMKAERGLA is encoded by the coding sequence ATGACCGATGTCGCGCTCACCCACCGTGACTCGCGACTTGATGCGCTTCCGGGCTGGCGCCAGACAGCACTCGTCATCGGTGTCGTGGCGGCCGCTCTCGCCATCTCCTGGATCGTGCCGGGCGCCTGGGACTATCCGGCCTCCGCGATCATCCCGTTCGCCGACTGGATCAGCGCGATCATGCTGTGGGTGAAGGCGACCTTCACCTGGGCGACGCGCGGCCTCGCCGATCTCATCAACATCCCGCTGCAACTCGCCATCGGCTTCCTCGCCAAGGGCTACCGGATCAACCTCACTGAAGGCTTCGTGACGCTGCCGCGCTTCTCATGGATCGGCATCTGCGCCGTCGCGGCGCTCATCGGCTATCGTTTCGGCGGCCTGAAGCTGGCGCTGCTCAGCGGCCTCTCCTTCCTCGCCATCGCGCTGTTCCGGCAATGGGACAGCGCCATGTTGACCCTGGCTCTGATCCTGGTCTGCGTGCCGATCTGCGTGGCTACCGGCCTCCTCGTCGGCATCTGGGGCTATCTCAATCCGCGTGTGAACCGCATCCTGATCATGCCGGCGCTCGATCTCCTGCAGACGATCCCGACCTTCGCCTATCTGATTCCGATGCTGCTCCTGTTCGGCAACAGTCCGGTCTCGGCGCTCCTCGCCACCGGTCTCTTCGCCACGCCGCCGATGGTGCGGGCGACCGTGCTCGGCCTCTCGAAGGTACCGCAGGATGTCAAGGATTTCGCAGATATGGCGGGCTGTACCAGGCGACAGAAGCTGTGGCGCGTGCTGGTGCCGAGCGCCAAGCCGTCGCTCATGCTGGGTGTCAACCAGGTGATCATGCTGGCGCTCAACATGGTCATCATCTCCTCGATGATCGGCGCCGGCGGCCTTGGCTATGACGTGCTGCTGGCACTCAGGGCCTTGAAAGTCGGCCAGGCGATGGAAGCGGGCCTCGCCATCGTCGTCCTCGCCATCGTGCTCGACCGCGTAAGCCAGGCGGCGGCTCAGCAACCGCCGGAGCAGGAGGCGGTCGCCAAGCCCTGGCATCAGCGTCACGCGAGCCTTATCGCCATCCTGGCCATCCTCGCCGCGACGACGCTTGCCAGCCTCGTTCTGCCGGCCTTCGCCAAGGTACCGAACGAGATCACCTTCACCACGGCTCCCGCCTGGAAGGTGGCGGTCGACTGGGTCACGGTCAACTATTTCAACGTGATCGAGGCGGTGCGCGTCACCTTCCTGCTCTATGTGCTCAATCCTCTGCGCGCGTTCTTCGAAGGCCTGCCCTGGCTCGGCGTGGCGCTTCTGCTCGCCTTCGCCGGCTGGCGGCTCGGCGGCCTGTGGCTGGCGGCGATCGTGGCGCTGCTCACCACCTTCTGCGCCGCGACGGGCTTGTGGGTCCAGACGATGGCGACGCTCTATCTGTGCGGCGTCGCGGCTCTGATCGCGGCACTTCTCGGCATCCCGATCGGCGTCCTCGCCTCGCGCTCCGACCGGGTGGAGAAGATCGTCACCCCCTTCATCGATACGCTGCAGACCATCCCGTCCTTTTGCTTCATCATCCCGGTGGTGATGCTGTTCCGTATCGGCGATGTGACGGCGCTGATCGCCACCGTCGCCTTCGCCATCGTACCGGCGATCCGCTATACCAATCACGGGATCAGGCAGGTGCCGCATGAGCTGATCGAGGCGGGCACGGCGGCGGGCTGCACAAGGCGGCAGCTCTTCTGGCGCGTGCAATTGCCGGTGGCGATGCCGGAGATCATGCTCGGCCTCAACCAGACCATTCTCCTGTCGCTCAGCATGATCGTCATCTGCGCCATGATCGGCACGCGCGATCTCGGGCAGGAAGTGTTCAAGGCGCTCTCCAAGGCCGATGCCGGCAAAGGCCTCGTGGCGGGACTCGCCATCGCCTTCATCGGCATCGTCGCCGACAGGCTGATCACCGCCTGGGTCAATCGCATGAAGGCCGAGCGCGGTCTCGCATGA
- a CDS encoding glycine betaine/L-proline ABC transporter ATP-binding protein — protein MTDAKRPVKLSCRNLWKVFGAGAEDFMRRNRGATSAQALAEARLIGAVRQASIDVHEGEIFIVMGLSGSGKSTLLRCLSRLIEPTYGEVNFDGRDLLKASEAELIEIRRHKMGMVFQHFALLPHLTVLENVGFPLSVQSVPRPEQKKRAQAMIDLVGLKGREHHYPRELSGGQQQRVGIARSLAVEPEIWFLDEPFSALDPLIRREMQSELMRLQNVLKKTIVFITHDFDEAIKLADRIAIMKDGEIIQIGAPEELVLNPASDYVAEFTRDVNRAKVMSAQSLMHAGNANGQHAGKVNAKAKVETFAADIVGAKLPFAVTDGNGKLLGEITPQAVIDLLAGRNAKQVRP, from the coding sequence ATGACCGATGCGAAGCGGCCGGTGAAGCTTTCTTGCCGCAATCTATGGAAGGTCTTCGGTGCGGGCGCCGAGGACTTCATGCGCCGTAATCGGGGGGCAACCTCGGCGCAGGCGCTTGCCGAAGCCCGGCTCATCGGTGCGGTGCGTCAAGCCAGCATCGATGTGCATGAAGGCGAGATCTTCATCGTCATGGGGCTGTCGGGCTCGGGCAAGTCAACGCTGCTGCGCTGCCTGTCGCGGCTCATCGAACCGACCTATGGCGAAGTTAATTTCGACGGACGCGATCTCCTCAAAGCAAGCGAGGCCGAGCTGATCGAGATCCGCCGCCACAAGATGGGCATGGTGTTCCAGCATTTCGCGCTCCTGCCGCATCTGACCGTGCTCGAGAATGTCGGCTTTCCGCTGTCGGTCCAAAGCGTGCCTAGACCCGAGCAGAAGAAGCGCGCCCAGGCGATGATCGATCTGGTCGGCTTGAAAGGGCGCGAGCATCATTATCCGCGTGAATTGTCGGGCGGCCAGCAGCAGCGCGTCGGCATCGCCCGCTCGCTCGCGGTGGAGCCCGAAATCTGGTTCCTCGACGAGCCCTTCTCCGCGCTCGACCCCTTGATCCGGCGCGAAATGCAGTCGGAACTCATGCGGCTGCAGAATGTTCTGAAGAAAACGATCGTCTTCATCACCCATGATTTCGACGAGGCGATCAAGCTCGCCGACCGCATCGCCATCATGAAGGACGGCGAGATCATCCAGATCGGCGCGCCGGAGGAATTGGTGCTCAATCCGGCGTCCGACTACGTGGCGGAATTCACCCGCGACGTGAATCGCGCCAAGGTGATGTCGGCGCAGAGCCTGATGCATGCCGGCAATGCGAACGGCCAGCATGCCGGCAAGGTCAACGCCAAGGCCAAGGTGGAGACCTTCGCCGCCGACATCGTCGGCGCGAAACTGCCCTTCGCCGTCACCGACGGAAATGGCAAGCTCCTGGGCGAGATCACCCCGCAGGCGGTCATCGATCTGCTCGCCGGGCGGAATGCGAAGCAGGTGCGGCCATGA
- a CDS encoding ABC transporter substrate-binding protein: MSILRVRRAVLGLAVLAATALTPMTSQAVESNDPIKIALFDWTSVNLNAKILGGILEKLGYTVEYPTADYLSSLTTGLTNGDLTVGVEFWDTTAGEAMKASDATGQTERLGTLGPKAKEEWWYPIYMKEKCPGLPNWEALKDPKCAEAFSTPETAPKGRYLGGPVTWEGFDDERVVALDLPFTVVHAGTDAAMFAELDSAYQRKAPIMLWIYSPHWAPAKYEGEWVAFPEYTPECYTDPKAGINPDKAYDCGKPHGEIWKYSWAGMKDKWPIAYKVAKAYQIDTAELNKLSGEVDLDGKSLDEVAASWIAANEAKWKAWAQ; encoded by the coding sequence ATGAGCATATTGCGCGTAAGACGTGCCGTGCTTGGCCTTGCCGTTCTGGCGGCGACGGCGTTGACGCCGATGACGTCCCAGGCGGTCGAGTCGAACGATCCGATCAAGATCGCGCTGTTCGACTGGACCAGCGTCAATCTCAACGCCAAGATCCTTGGCGGCATTCTCGAAAAGCTCGGCTACACGGTCGAATATCCGACGGCGGACTATCTTTCGAGTCTCACTACCGGTCTCACCAATGGCGACCTGACGGTCGGCGTCGAATTCTGGGACACGACGGCGGGCGAGGCGATGAAGGCCTCCGACGCCACGGGCCAGACCGAGAGGCTCGGCACGCTCGGGCCGAAGGCCAAAGAAGAATGGTGGTATCCGATTTACATGAAGGAGAAATGCCCGGGGCTCCCCAATTGGGAAGCGCTGAAGGATCCGAAATGCGCGGAAGCCTTCTCGACACCGGAAACGGCGCCCAAGGGCCGCTATCTCGGCGGACCGGTGACCTGGGAAGGCTTCGACGACGAGCGTGTCGTCGCGCTTGATCTGCCCTTCACCGTCGTTCATGCCGGCACCGACGCGGCGATGTTCGCCGAGTTGGATTCCGCCTATCAGCGCAAGGCGCCGATCATGCTGTGGATCTATTCACCGCATTGGGCGCCCGCGAAATATGAGGGCGAGTGGGTGGCGTTCCCGGAATATACGCCGGAATGCTACACCGACCCGAAGGCCGGCATCAATCCGGACAAGGCCTATGATTGCGGCAAGCCGCATGGCGAGATCTGGAAATATTCCTGGGCCGGCATGAAGGATAAGTGGCCGATCGCCTACAAGGTCGCCAAGGCCTATCAGATCGACACGGCGGAGCTGAACAAGCTCTCCGGCGAGGTCGACCTCGATGGCAAGTCGCTTGATGAGGTCGCGGCCTCGTGGATCGCCGCCAATGAGGCGAAGTGGAAGGCCTGGGCGCAATAG
- a CDS encoding DeoR/GlpR family DNA-binding transcription regulator, with protein sequence MNRLSRRHAEIRQMLHDHMSASVSDLAEWLGVSAETIRRDLRLMAERGEVLKMHGAAALPHAVGEAPFERRMRENALGKRAIARRAALAIADGDSIMLDTGTTTSYLARELVQKRGLTVVTNSSDIALTLSTVNGNKVHLAGGELQGDNGAAFGNSAIAFVQRFNVRHAIITAGALDSRTGVNDYILAEAEFAATVLARGERRVVVTDHSKFGKSALVNVCGFAALDCLVTDAKPPADLARALAAANVMVEVASP encoded by the coding sequence ATGAACCGTCTGTCCCGCCGCCATGCCGAGATTCGCCAGATGTTGCATGACCACATGTCGGCCTCGGTCAGCGACCTCGCGGAATGGTTGGGCGTCTCGGCCGAGACCATCCGCCGCGACCTGAGACTGATGGCCGAGCGCGGCGAGGTACTGAAGATGCACGGCGCCGCCGCCTTGCCCCATGCGGTGGGCGAAGCCCCCTTCGAGCGGCGCATGCGCGAGAACGCGCTCGGCAAGCGGGCGATCGCGCGCCGCGCCGCTCTCGCCATCGCCGACGGCGACAGCATCATGCTCGATACGGGCACCACGACCAGTTATCTCGCGCGCGAGCTCGTGCAGAAGCGAGGGCTCACTGTCGTCACCAACTCCTCCGACATCGCCCTCACGCTCTCCACCGTCAACGGCAACAAAGTGCATTTGGCGGGCGGCGAATTGCAGGGCGACAATGGCGCCGCCTTCGGCAACTCCGCCATCGCCTTCGTGCAGCGCTTCAATGTCCGCCATGCCATCATCACCGCGGGCGCGCTCGATTCCAGGACCGGCGTCAACGACTACATTCTCGCCGAGGCCGAATTCGCCGCGACCGTTCTCGCGCGCGGCGAGCGCCGGGTCGTCGTCACCGATCACAGCAAGTTCGGCAAGAGCGCTCTTGTCAATGTCTGCGGCTTCGCGGCGCTCGACTGCCTGGTGACCGACGCGAAGCCGCCGGCCGATCTCGCCCGCGCGCTCGCTGCGGCCAATGTCATGGTCGAGGTCGCCTCCCCTTGA
- a CDS encoding histone deacetylase family protein has protein sequence MKVVYSEDHRLHFPQGELYGGEFVTPFERPSRVEYILRELKRRKMDDLMAPAKLDMKPVAKVHDKGFLEFLASAWREWTEAGFRGEIIPTGFAARGMRQKKPNHIDGKVGYYILSMETCITAGTWEAAVSSAAVAQTAQKLVAGGARSAFALCRPPGHHAHHDMYGGYCFLNNAAIAAQGFRDQGATRVAILDVDFHHGNGTQDIFYARDDVLFCSLHGQPEDAFPYFLGYKDEKGTGKGEGFNINYPMPPGAKYDVWGKALSAALGQIKRYKPDALVVSLGVDTFKDDPISFFKLTSDDFRTYGAAIAKARLPTLFVMEGGYAVEAIGINTVNVLDGFLNG, from the coding sequence ATGAAAGTCGTCTATTCCGAGGATCACCGTCTGCATTTCCCGCAAGGCGAGCTCTATGGCGGCGAGTTCGTGACGCCTTTCGAGCGGCCCTCGCGTGTCGAATATATCCTGCGCGAATTGAAGCGCCGTAAGATGGACGACCTCATGGCGCCGGCCAAACTCGACATGAAGCCGGTGGCCAAGGTGCATGACAAAGGCTTTCTCGAGTTTCTCGCCAGCGCCTGGCGCGAATGGACGGAAGCCGGCTTCCGCGGCGAGATCATCCCGACCGGCTTCGCCGCGCGGGGAATGCGACAGAAGAAGCCCAATCATATCGACGGCAAGGTCGGCTATTACATCCTCTCGATGGAGACCTGCATCACCGCCGGTACCTGGGAGGCGGCCGTATCCTCCGCCGCCGTCGCCCAAACGGCGCAGAAGCTTGTCGCCGGCGGCGCCCGTTCCGCATTCGCTCTATGCCGTCCGCCCGGCCATCATGCCCATCATGACATGTATGGCGGCTACTGCTTCCTCAACAATGCGGCGATCGCCGCGCAGGGTTTTCGCGACCAGGGTGCTACGCGCGTCGCCATTCTCGATGTCGACTTCCATCACGGCAATGGCACGCAGGACATTTTCTATGCGCGGGACGACGTCCTCTTCTGCTCGCTGCATGGCCAGCCGGAAGACGCATTCCCCTATTTCCTCGGCTACAAGGATGAAAAGGGCACGGGCAAAGGTGAAGGGTTCAACATCAACTATCCAATGCCGCCGGGGGCAAAGTACGATGTGTGGGGCAAGGCGCTGAGCGCCGCGCTCGGCCAGATCAAGCGCTACAAGCCCGATGCTCTCGTCGTCTCATTGGGCGTCGACACCTTCAAGGACGACCCGATCAGCTTCTTTAAGCTCACTTCCGACGACTTCCGCACCTATGGCGCGGCGATCGCCAAGGCCAGGCTGCCGACCCTGTTCGTCATGGAAGGCGGCTATGCGGTGGAGGCCATCGGCATCAACACGGTGAATGTTCTGGATGGCTTCTTGAACGGATGA
- a CDS encoding GYF domain-containing protein, which produces MGWLAFTLGAVLGIILLSRLAIWGLGAWKAQSIARLVVAHLLTYIVAAVGSAYGHADGGPVQWEWGFRAYALPSLLVMAFDIFGLLRAKRGDRAPIPQGSGEVDVPTWFVHVNGQERGPLAITAVKDALAQGTLKPDDWIWRHGMQDWAQIFAIDQFTVAPQDTSVVAETKRPPSNYLIRHWRGQLSLVKSYWLNSFAVAGLLAVPIVIVGAVGFSNYPRLISAIIIFLWPMTLIGQLWLSVGIWRSAERYSSQHPRKYWGGIAKFLTSLAVLSTVTTFVREGLPQIGGYVEIFAEANEKRYVIRPLRNNSELEITGPLDFGLAQDVESILGQHPTIKVIHLHSEGGRLAEAEKLSTYILQRGLNTYVSNSCASACVNVFAAGKERWLAKGAVLGLHKPYFPGLSTVDLESISEETRRFLISRGVTAGFVDRGLSVPHESFWMPTHKELFESGLATAYVAESDVALSGLSKDMATFEEALQNIELYRALSIRHPTEYAAIIDIFKAGYEKGQTIADLRGQTWEIILPLVNKSMPSASDEALMNFYQVMKEEVEAFSRIGTDACDAYLRGNHRGFDFNALPADLQKRDLDATAQLIGSQGTYAGGKIIDQQIEHIFGAFSADAQAAGLSEDEFYQGTQLQLSAAQNCKAMLVFLQSIMALKAADRTLVVRYMSQQIP; this is translated from the coding sequence ATGGGATGGCTGGCATTTACACTCGGCGCTGTATTAGGAATAATACTGCTCTCCAGACTCGCCATCTGGGGATTAGGGGCCTGGAAAGCCCAGAGTATTGCGCGCCTTGTTGTTGCTCATCTGCTGACCTACATTGTAGCTGCGGTCGGCTCCGCCTACGGCCATGCGGATGGCGGTCCCGTTCAATGGGAATGGGGATTTCGTGCTTACGCGTTGCCATCTCTACTTGTAATGGCCTTCGATATATTTGGCTTGTTACGGGCGAAGCGGGGAGACAGAGCTCCCATTCCCCAGGGCTCTGGTGAAGTGGATGTGCCTACATGGTTCGTTCATGTGAACGGGCAGGAGAGGGGGCCGCTGGCCATTACGGCCGTCAAGGACGCACTGGCGCAAGGGACGCTGAAGCCGGACGACTGGATCTGGCGACACGGGATGCAAGACTGGGCGCAAATTTTCGCGATCGACCAGTTCACGGTGGCGCCACAAGATACGTCCGTAGTCGCTGAAACAAAACGTCCTCCCTCGAATTATTTAATCAGGCACTGGCGTGGTCAGCTGTCCCTCGTCAAAAGCTATTGGCTGAACAGCTTTGCCGTCGCCGGCCTCCTTGCTGTGCCCATCGTCATTGTCGGTGCGGTTGGATTCTCTAATTACCCGCGCCTGATAAGCGCTATAATAATCTTCCTCTGGCCAATGACGCTCATTGGTCAGCTTTGGCTCAGCGTCGGCATATGGCGGTCGGCCGAACGATATTCCAGTCAGCATCCAAGGAAATATTGGGGCGGCATCGCGAAATTCCTCACGTCGCTGGCGGTACTTTCGACAGTCACCACTTTTGTGAGAGAAGGGCTGCCCCAGATCGGAGGATATGTCGAAATATTCGCGGAGGCTAACGAAAAGCGGTATGTGATCCGTCCCCTTCGAAATAATTCCGAGCTGGAAATAACCGGGCCTTTGGATTTTGGTCTCGCGCAGGATGTCGAGAGCATTCTCGGACAGCATCCGACGATCAAGGTCATCCACCTGCACAGCGAGGGCGGACGGCTGGCCGAGGCTGAGAAACTCTCGACGTATATCCTGCAGAGGGGGCTGAACACATATGTGTCCAATTCCTGCGCAAGCGCCTGCGTCAACGTATTTGCCGCAGGCAAGGAGAGGTGGCTTGCGAAAGGCGCTGTTCTAGGGCTTCACAAGCCCTATTTTCCGGGGCTGTCGACAGTCGATCTGGAGAGCATTTCTGAGGAGACCAGGAGGTTCCTGATTTCAAGAGGCGTGACTGCCGGCTTCGTCGATCGGGGATTGTCTGTTCCGCATGAGTCGTTCTGGATGCCGACACACAAGGAATTGTTCGAGTCTGGCCTAGCCACCGCCTATGTTGCGGAATCGGATGTCGCCCTTTCCGGATTGTCGAAGGACATGGCGACATTCGAAGAGGCTCTGCAGAACATCGAGCTATACAGAGCGCTAAGCATTCGGCATCCGACCGAGTATGCCGCTATCATTGATATCTTCAAAGCGGGCTATGAGAAGGGACAGACGATTGCGGATCTGCGCGGGCAGACATGGGAAATCATCCTGCCTCTGGTGAACAAGAGCATGCCATCCGCTTCAGACGAGGCGCTGATGAACTTCTATCAGGTCATGAAGGAGGAAGTGGAGGCATTCTCGAGAATCGGTACGGATGCTTGCGATGCCTATCTCAGAGGGAATCACAGAGGGTTTGATTTCAATGCCCTTCCGGCCGACCTCCAGAAGCGAGATCTTGATGCGACCGCACAGCTTATAGGGTCGCAAGGAACATATGCAGGCGGCAAGATCATCGATCAGCAAATTGAGCATATCTTTGGGGCGTTTTCTGCCGACGCACAGGCGGCGGGCCTCAGTGAAGATGAATTCTATCAAGGGACGCAGCTGCAGCTCAGCGCCGCGCAAAATTGCAAGGCAATGCTTGTCTTTCTCCAGTCTATAATGGCTCTCAAAGCCGCCGACCGAACGTTAGTTGTGCGTTATATGTCGCAGCAAATCCCATGA
- a CDS encoding SRPBCC domain-containing protein: MLRLPGSLLLSPKRRDWPKSGQRHCRSKRSSVLSEFRFGDEEPTLMKVIELENAKRLVWHCVDSEPEWVGTDVSFDLKEENGKTSVLLKHMNWREVTEYFRSCNYNWAMFLYSLKAYCEAGEGLPYQKRTF; this comes from the coding sequence ATGCTCCGGCTGCCCGGGTCTTTGCTGCTCTCACCCAAGAGGAGGGATTGGCCGAAATCTGGACAAAGACATTGTCGGTCGAAGCGAAGCTCGGTGCTGTCAGAGTTCAGATTCGGCGACGAGGAGCCCACTCTGATGAAGGTCATCGAGTTGGAGAATGCCAAGCGGCTTGTGTGGCATTGCGTCGATTCCGAGCCGGAATGGGTAGGAACCGATGTCAGCTTCGATCTCAAGGAGGAGAACGGCAAGACCTCGGTGCTTCTGAAGCACATGAATTGGCGAGAGGTGACGGAATACTTCCGGTCCTGCAACTATAACTGGGCCATGTTCCTCTATAGCCTCAAAGCCTATTGTGAGGCGGGCGAAGGACTGCCCTATCAAAAGCGCACATTCTAG
- a CDS encoding VOC family protein: MTSTDLKFRGGRNIAMKLPPHQYEATITFYRDTLGLDVKQTSDNSHAVDYGPIRLWLDRCVKASHAELWLDIGTNDTKAAAQHLAQKDVVRCDAIEELPANFDGYWIASPAGVVHIVSGYEDSGAV; the protein is encoded by the coding sequence TTGACCAGTACCGATCTCAAGTTCCGCGGCGGGCGCAATATCGCGATGAAGTTGCCGCCGCATCAGTATGAGGCGACGATCACATTCTATCGCGACACGCTGGGTCTCGACGTCAAGCAGACATCGGACAACTCGCATGCAGTCGATTACGGCCCGATCCGCCTGTGGCTCGACCGTTGCGTGAAAGCCTCGCATGCCGAGCTCTGGCTCGATATCGGGACGAACGACACAAAGGCGGCAGCACAGCATCTGGCGCAAAAGGATGTGGTTCGTTGCGACGCGATCGAGGAGCTGCCCGCGAATTTCGATGGCTACTGGATCGCGAGTCCCGCCGGTGTCGTCCATATCGTCAGTGGTTACGAGGATTCAGGCGCGGTTTGA
- a CDS encoding SRPBCC family protein codes for MSYDGVFLDNSTVRFERLLPGPIERVWNYLTKSEYLETWLAGAKGDWRPGGEITLAFTFSAQDECGDSSCKGVIQDYDPPRLLSYNWTELDPAGKAKPASIVRFELSPEGDEVRLVLTHRKLAADEMPGFGAGWDSHLHYLAARLGGEPVKTFSEVFQPALKHYATLAKQ; via the coding sequence ATGAGTTATGATGGCGTCTTCCTCGACAACAGCACCGTGCGCTTCGAACGCCTGCTGCCCGGCCCCATCGAACGGGTCTGGAACTATCTGACGAAATCCGAATATCTCGAGACCTGGCTCGCCGGCGCCAAGGGCGACTGGCGGCCGGGCGGCGAGATCACGCTCGCCTTCACCTTCAGCGCCCAGGACGAGTGCGGCGACAGCTCCTGCAAGGGCGTCATCCAGGATTACGACCCGCCGCGGCTCCTCTCCTACAACTGGACGGAGCTCGATCCGGCAGGGAAAGCGAAGCCTGCCTCGATCGTGCGCTTCGAGCTATCGCCTGAAGGCGACGAGGTCCGCCTCGTCCTCACGCATCGCAAGCTCGCTGCCGATGAGATGCCGGGCTTCGGGGCAGGGTGGGATTCGCATCTTCACTATCTCGCCGCGCGGCTGGGCGGAGAACCGGTCAAGACCTTCTCAGAGGTCTTCCAGCCGGCGCTCAAGCACTATGCAACTTTGGCAAAACAGTAA
- a CDS encoding helix-turn-helix transcriptional regulator, with amino-acid sequence MDSFTAISDPTRRRIIGLLAERELSAGALAENFQMTAPAVSQHLKALKEARLVQVRVDGQRRIYSLNPQGLSEIDGWLDTIRRFWRGRLDALEEALRQPDPLKKDNPK; translated from the coding sequence ATGGACAGTTTCACGGCCATTTCCGATCCCACCCGCCGCCGCATCATCGGCCTCCTGGCCGAGCGTGAGCTTTCCGCCGGCGCACTGGCGGAGAACTTCCAGATGACGGCGCCGGCGGTGTCGCAGCATTTGAAAGCCCTCAAGGAAGCGCGCCTCGTTCAGGTCAGGGTGGACGGGCAGCGCCGCATCTATTCGCTCAACCCGCAAGGTCTGAGCGAGATCGACGGCTGGCTCGACACGATCCGGCGCTTCTGGCGCGGCAGGCTCGACGCGCTCGAAGAGGCGCTGCGCCAGCCCGATCCCCTTAAGAAGGACAATCCGAAATGA